In Cyanobacteria bacterium GSL.Bin1, one DNA window encodes the following:
- a CDS encoding transposase, with protein sequence RRRIPRLPVRNLVKNHNLAKSISDVAWSQFRVWLEYFADKFGKVTVAVPPHYTSQECSNCGRIVKKGLSTRTHTCQCGANLCRDENAAINILKKALSTTGHVGTHAWGEAASTLVESVLSEQAASMNQESPAL encoded by the coding sequence AGCGACGGCGCATTCCGCGCTTGCCGGTGAGAAATCTAGTGAAAAACCACAATTTGGCGAAGTCGATTAGTGATGTCGCTTGGTCCCAATTTCGCGTTTGGCTGGAGTATTTTGCCGACAAGTTTGGCAAAGTAACAGTTGCCGTCCCCCCGCACTACACCTCGCAAGAGTGTTCTAATTGTGGGCGGATCGTGAAAAAAGGTTTGTCCACCCGAACACATACTTGTCAGTGCGGGGCAAACCTTTGCCGCGATGAAAACGCAGCCATCAACATTCTCAAGAAAGCATTAAGTACGACGGGGCACGTCGGAACTCACGCTTGGGGAGAAGCCGCCTCTACTCTGGTAGAATCCGTTCTGTCAGAGCAAGCAGCCTCGATGAACCAAGAATCCCCCGCGCTTTAG
- a CDS encoding Rieske 2Fe-2S domain-containing protein, producing the protein MKMNRRRFVGWMSMSAILTSMIGCNAPRESNSEGESTTSEAIRSDGFQVVGTVEELDAKGKLTNNVASAIVIRSANNDLIALDQRCPHQGCAVSLTESGERLACPCHGSEFTIRGELLQGPATTPLTTYEVKTEDNQVLVKVSQS; encoded by the coding sequence ATGAAAATGAATCGTCGTCGGTTTGTCGGTTGGATGAGTATGAGTGCAATTTTGACCTCGATGATTGGTTGTAATGCACCGAGAGAAAGTAATTCTGAAGGAGAATCGACAACTAGCGAGGCAATCCGGTCTGATGGCTTTCAAGTCGTCGGAACAGTGGAAGAACTCGATGCTAAGGGTAAATTAACCAATAATGTTGCGAGTGCAATTGTTATTCGTAGTGCTAACAATGACTTAATTGCCCTTGATCAACGGTGTCCTCATCAGGGTTGTGCCGTATCTCTCACTGAAAGTGGCGAACGACTCGCTTGTCCTTGTCATGGCTCAGAATTTACCATTCGGGGTGAGTTACTACAAGGACCCGCAACCACTCCTCTGACAACTTATGAAGTCAAAACTGAAGATAACCAAGTTTTAGTCAAAGTCAGTCAGTCTTGA
- a CDS encoding photosystem reaction center subunit H has protein sequence MMNVIRRSQMIGLMAMDRSTATGYGRIDEVWVDESGRVSYFSSDQGYVPLEEVAVVGPDAVLSYSDLGLDTPHDSFRQLHRVPIRMSRASDPVGWIEDFLFDWETGDIVAYILEGDIASPFGDRAVLFPDDVEVIDTDAVVIRDGAKDRLKSETEGLKGFLSEKSQQVKHFVKRMRDRAQSLIKPDDKPETVRVKIKQVSDELTASGKHDHHAVREATEFLQEQWQQLQHRAAKAGTRMKKAFDQAWQRLTKK, from the coding sequence ATGATGAATGTGATTCGTCGTAGCCAAATGATTGGATTAATGGCAATGGATCGCAGCACTGCAACTGGCTATGGCAGAATTGATGAAGTTTGGGTCGATGAGTCCGGTCGCGTTTCTTATTTCAGCAGCGACCAAGGCTATGTCCCTTTAGAAGAAGTGGCAGTGGTCGGTCCTGATGCTGTGCTAAGTTATTCCGATTTGGGCTTGGATACGCCTCATGATTCTTTCCGTCAACTCCATCGCGTTCCTATTCGCATGTCTCGCGCCAGTGATCCGGTGGGTTGGATTGAAGACTTTTTGTTTGACTGGGAAACGGGAGATATTGTGGCTTATATCTTAGAAGGGGACATTGCCAGTCCATTCGGCGATCGCGCTGTCTTATTCCCCGATGATGTGGAAGTGATCGACACGGATGCTGTGGTCATTCGAGATGGGGCAAAAGACCGCCTGAAAAGCGAAACTGAGGGGTTAAAAGGCTTTTTAAGCGAAAAATCTCAACAAGTGAAGCATTTTGTCAAACGAATGCGCGATCGCGCTCAATCTTTAATTAAACCTGACGACAAACCTGAAACGGTTCGGGTCAAAATTAAACAAGTCAGTGATGAACTGACTGCTTCGGGAAAACATGATCACCATGCAGTACGGGAAGCAACAGAGTTTTTGCAAGAGCAATGGCAACAGCTTCAACATCGGGCAGCAAAAGCGGGAACTCGGATGAAAAAAGCATTTGATCAGGCTTGGCAACGTCTGACAAAAAAATAA
- a CDS encoding pyridoxamine 5-phosphate oxidase: MSQCQDYNNAAFHAGERAVQAQAGVEAEAQQLSGVIHASLKPAAQKFLLDQSFAVAGTIDEQGKIWTSLLLGKAGFMQVLDHRTIHLTPILIPGDPLYRNLSHNTVIGLLVIDLANRRRLRINGQVKGESAENLVIQVQETFFNCPKYIQVRHLETTADEVIRQPQPATRSTLLKQDEIWITQADTFFISTYHPERGADTSHRGGLPRFVKVLSDRQLIFPDYAGNNMFQTFGNLHLNPQAGLLFLDFLTGSTLQFVGKAQVIWDGEQIKDFAGAKRLVSFDIDQILATQHAVPWRWQFGEYSPVNPR; encoded by the coding sequence ATGTCCCAATGCCAGGATTATAACAACGCAGCGTTCCATGCCGGAGAACGCGCTGTTCAAGCCCAAGCCGGGGTAGAAGCAGAAGCCCAACAATTAAGCGGTGTTATTCACGCTTCCCTTAAACCGGCTGCGCAAAAGTTTCTTTTGGATCAATCGTTTGCTGTTGCAGGGACAATTGATGAACAAGGCAAGATTTGGACTTCTCTTCTACTTGGAAAAGCCGGTTTCATGCAAGTTTTGGATCATAGAACCATCCACCTAACACCAATTCTGATTCCCGGTGATCCCCTCTACCGCAACTTATCTCATAACACTGTTATCGGGCTTTTGGTCATTGACTTAGCCAATCGTCGCCGTTTACGGATCAATGGTCAAGTCAAGGGAGAATCCGCAGAAAATCTTGTGATTCAAGTTCAGGAGACCTTTTTTAACTGTCCCAAATATATTCAAGTGCGTCATTTGGAAACGACAGCCGATGAGGTCATCCGTCAACCGCAACCTGCAACCCGCAGCACCTTACTGAAGCAAGATGAAATTTGGATCACGCAAGCAGATACTTTTTTTATTAGCACCTATCACCCGGAAAGAGGCGCTGATACGTCTCATCGCGGAGGCTTACCCAGATTTGTTAAAGTTTTGTCGGATCGGCAATTAATCTTTCCTGATTATGCCGGGAATAATATGTTTCAAACCTTCGGCAATTTACACCTGAATCCGCAAGCGGGTTTATTATTTCTTGATTTTCTGACGGGTTCGACACTTCAATTCGTAGGGAAAGCTCAAGTGATTTGGGATGGAGAACAAATCAAAGACTTTGCTGGGGCAAAGCGTTTAGTAAGTTTTGACATTGACCAAATCTTAGCAACCCAGCACGCTGTTCCTTGGCGCTGGCAATTTGGGGAATATTCTCCAGTTAATCCTCGCTAG
- a CDS encoding glutathione S-transferase: MMKLYDIDLSGNCHKVRLFLSLLNVTYEKRPIDYKQGELKSPEFLAINPLGQVPVLVDGDVVIRDSQAILVYLARKYDADDWLWLPLDPTAMAKIMQWLSFAVNEINNSLFLARLYFLFDADVDLEKAQTKSKEVLEVLNKRLENREWLEFNRPTLADIACFPYVGLAPDGKIALDPYPHVVAWIKRTQRLSHYVPMPGL, translated from the coding sequence ATGATGAAGCTCTATGATATTGATCTCTCTGGCAATTGTCACAAAGTCCGCTTATTTTTATCCTTACTCAATGTTACCTATGAAAAGCGACCAATTGACTATAAACAAGGTGAACTAAAATCGCCTGAGTTTTTAGCCATTAATCCTTTAGGTCAAGTTCCGGTTTTAGTGGATGGAGACGTTGTGATCAGAGATTCGCAAGCGATCTTGGTCTATTTAGCGCGGAAATATGATGCGGATGACTGGTTATGGCTACCCTTAGACCCGACTGCCATGGCAAAAATTATGCAGTGGCTCTCTTTTGCTGTCAATGAAATTAATAATAGTTTGTTCCTTGCCAGACTCTACTTTCTGTTTGATGCCGATGTGGACTTAGAAAAAGCACAAACTAAAAGTAAGGAAGTCCTAGAAGTTCTGAACAAACGTTTAGAAAATCGAGAATGGCTCGAATTTAACCGTCCTACCCTTGCCGATATTGCTTGTTTTCCTTACGTGGGCTTAGCCCCCGATGGCAAAATTGCTCTCGATCCCTATCCTCATGTTGTGGCTTGGATTAAACGCACCCAAAGGTTATCCCATTATGTCCCAATGCCAGGATTATAA